From the genome of Pradoshia eiseniae:
TTTCTTTAAAAATAAGCGAACCTCTTCACAAAGATACATCGATAACATTGGTAAAAAGACAATCACTAAGACTAACATTTGATAAAAAACTGCCTTTATCATGTTTCCTTCAAATAACTCTATGTTCGTAAATAAAGGGTAAGAAAATACAAAAACCCAAATAATCGGTGGTATGTAGTAAAATACCGCAAAACTTTTTCTAATCCAGGCTGATAGCCCAGGTACAAATAGCGCTAATATTAAGCCAATGATAGATGAAATAACCATTTGCATGGTAACCGTAACAAAGACGATAATCAGCGTATATTTCGCACCATCCAAAACTTTTTCTCCTAAAGATACACCTGAACGATCTGATCCAAAAGGTGGTTTCTCGATTGGTGAAAAAGGTGCTTTTCCTACTAATTCACCTTTTTCATCATACATCAGAAGATCCGACGTATGAATGGTTTGGTCACCGTATATCGTATAAATGAAGCTGCCAATCATCAAAGAAATAAAAAAGAACATTCCAGCCAACAACCGCTTTGATTTCCATATCTTTGGTCTCATGAGGTGAATACCCCCGTTGTTTTGGCTATGTATAATTCGGATATTGTAAAAATGATATAAAAGGGAATGAACAACATGAGCGCCCACAAAATCAAGATACCTGGCTCAATTATCGCATCATTTATAATGAACATCATAAAGCCATTAATATTAGAAAGCCCTTCAACAACAAATAAAGTAGACAACATAAACAATAAAATGGTTTTACCGTGATTCAAAATATTGAAAAAAATATTTCTGAACATATGTTTGAACAAAATTGTCCGCATTCCTATTCCTTTTGCACGAGCATACTCAACATACATTTCCTCAAATTCTTCATCTAAAGACAAGATCATCATTTTATAAATCATGATTGCTGGAATAACGGTAAGACTGACCAGCGGAATAACATACACACGTTCATCACCAAGTGCATATAAATTCGTTATCTCGAACCCTGTCAGTCTATAAATGTGTATGACCGTCAATTGAAGAATAAGGACAATCATGACATCTGGAAATGACTCCATCATTTTCAGGATAGCTTTGACCACTCTTTGCATTTTTGCCGACAGGATGGTATATAAAAACACCAAACCAACCGCAGCTGCCAATGCAATGAAAAAACCTATTGCTAATAACTCCATTGTATAGATGTATTTCTCCCATATGGCCGGAAATAAAGGTCGTTCTGCATTCGTATTTCTAGAAAAATACATCATCTGATTCGGGTTTAATAGTTGAGAAATCGTGTTTTTTAGTGTGTAAGTAAATCCCGAATCTGTTGCTGTCTTGTCCATTGTAAAAGGTAAGTAACAAATAAAAAAAATGACAAACAAACTAATAGCCAATTCTACGCATTTATTATAGAGAAATCGCCTCATTATGTATTCTATATCCCTTTCTTTATTTAAGAGTATGAATGGAGACAGCAAAATTGCTGTCTTTTTCTTATGACATTAGCAACAATGCTTACAACAAGAGACCAACAGCAAGACCTGGAGACCACCCCCTCTCTTTTTTATTCAACAAATCGGTCATTAATCCTTCTTTTGAGCACACTCGTTTTTCCTCTCTAATTCAGCCCGCTTTTCCTGGTGCAATGAAACCATCTGGACAAAAAAAAGAGGATAAATGCTCCTATTAAGCATCCTATCCTCTTCTGATCAACTATTCTGCTGTAATGCGTTCAGTCCTACCCAAAGCGGCGACTGTTCCAGCTGTGCGGCTAATCCCAATAGCCAATCTTCTCTTCCTTTTGGCGCCATAATCTGGACACCGAGTGGCAGGCCATCGTCTGCCAGGTGAACGGGCAGGCTGATTGCCGGCTGCCCAATGATGTTGGCCCATTGGGTGAATGGTGTGTAGGTCAGGCTTGGAAGAAACATATCATAGACCATTTTCAGCTGTTCTGCTGGTGACACTTCATGAATATGCCGTAATTCGACTTCCTCTTTTGCCGTGTGCGTCAATTCACCTACCCGTGGTGCGGTATAGGCTGTGGCCGGGGTAATGTACAAGTCATATGTCCGGTTAAAGTGAGCCATCTGGGCGGCCGCCATGTCCCATTCAGCGATGCTTCTTGTAAACTGAATGGCTGATACCTGCTCTCCCGCAGTCTTCAGTACCCAGGAGACAAGCTCAATGTCCTCGCTAGTTACTTTCCGGCCGATTGATTCCTCAATCGATTGAATGTCTGAGGCCATTTCCCCGCAATTCATGATGTAGTAATTCTCCATCAGCCTAATTCCATCTATTTCAGGCACTTTTTCTTCTATATAATGTCCTTGTTCCTCCAGCCATTTTACCAATTTATGAACGGCTTGCGCTGCATCAGCTGAAACTGGGGTTCCAACAGGTGATTGCACGGAGTAAGCAATCCGGAATTTCCGTTGATGATGTATAGCGTCTGTTAAATAACTTCCCTCAAATAGCGGGACATTAAAGGCCGCTTCCGGCTGAATGACTTGCAGAGCATCAAGCATGGCCGCACTGTCCCTGACGGTTTTGGTGAGCACGAAATCCCCTGCTGCTCCATGCCATTGCCGGCCAACCCCTGGTCCTACCGGGGTCCGGCCTCTTGTCGGCTTCAAACCAACCAGCCCAGTGAAGGAAGCGGGAATCCGTATCGAGCCTCCTCCATCACTCGCCCCAGCAATCGGGACAATACCGGCAGCAACTACAGCCGATGCGCCACCGCTTGAGCCTCCTGGCGAATGAGCCAAATTCCAAGGATTGCGGGCAGGCCCGTACAGGGAGGGTTCTGTGACATTCTTCAAACCGAATTCCGGAGAGCTTGTTTGGCCGGCAATTAAAAATCCAGCCTCACGAATTTTCGCGACAAAATGAGAATCCATTAAAGCTTGCCGGTCCTTCAACATTCTAGTTCCCGCCGTGATTTTCTCTCCCGCAATCGCTTGGGAAAGATCCTTCAAGAGAATGGGAACGCCACTAAAGGGCTTCTCCAAGCCCTTTATCTCACTTGCTTCATCAAAAGCGCGTTCGAACCTCGTTCGAATGATGGCATTTAAATCCGGATTCAATCGATTTGACAGTTCCTGGACATCCTCCAGTAATTCCTTTGCGCTGACCTGTTTCGTTTTCACCAGCTCAGCCAATCCCAACCCATCATAATGGGAAAAATCAGTTACATGCATAAAGCCACCTCTATTGCTACAATTCTAATTGTTCCTTGAGCTTCTCCTGTACCTTTAATTTTTCTTCATCTGATATTATCTCAAAGTACAATTCTTTTCCATATTGTTCATCATATATTTTTTCACTCGTACTTTCCATCTCGATTTGCTCGATGGCTTGGGCCGCTGAGCGATAGTTTTTCTGAATATCAAGCATTTGGTTAAAGGTCAAATTCGTTCTAATATTATCGCCAAGGGTCTCAAGTATATCTCGATACTTCGTCAATGTAGAGAAGCTGGCACCTTTATCGATAATGGCCTCAAGCACTTCTCTCTGCCTTGTTTGACGGCCAAAATCACCGCGGGCATCCTCATATCTCATCCTCGAGAAAGCCAAGGCCTCCTTGCCGTTTAACTTGATTTCTCCTTCAGCAAAATGGGTTCCTCCATGCGTAAATTCCTCATAGTTCATGACCGTTACGCCGCCAAGGGCATCAACAATTCCCTTGAAGCTCTCCATATTGATTTGGACGAAATAATCAATTGGAATATCAAGAAATTGCTCAACGGTATCCGTAGCTGTTTCCACACCGCCATAGGCATAAGCATGATTGATCTTTGAGGTGATGCCCTTGCCTGCAATCTCGGTCCGGGTATCCCTTGGAATACTAACCATTTCAACGGATTCCTTCTCTGGATTGACCGCGAGAACCATGATGCTATCAGAACGCCCAGTATCGCCTTGCCTTTCATCAACGCCCAATAATAAAACGGAGAATGGTTCAAGCTCCTCAAGAGAGATTTCTTCCTCACGCATGTCTGTCTGTTCTTTTTCTTCATACATCGTATCTACCGCACCAGTTATAGATTGATAGAATGAAACACCATAGGTGCATCCTGCCATGATCATCAGGAGCATCAGCACACCTATGATTCGCTTCCAATTCTTCTTTCTCTTTCTCCTTCTCTTCTTCATTAAATTACACCTTCTCTATTCTTATGGTTCATTTTTTTGGATTCCACAAAACGCCCCGACTGTCATCCTAATCCTAAACAGAAGGAGATTGGTAATGTTGGAAAGCACTAGAAATACTATACCACTTTCTTAGAAAAAACATAAAACAATATCGAAATTTGTAAACACGTGTCATATAAACTCTTTAAATGTAAAATAAATAACATCTTTCTGTAATATAAATGACTCACTATCTGCAAAAAGAAAGGCAAAACTTTACTTTATCCCAAGGAAAGTTTTGCCTCACAGTTACTCATACATTCCATATACGGTCAATTTGACATTGCCCTTGATTGATTCTCACATGATAGACATCCGGGTTTGTCATGCTTTTCCATGCGGAAAAGCCATATTCAGGGTTCAATTGCTGAAGCATTAAGGTCAGCAGGTTCCCATGTGTCATGATGCCGATATGAGTGCCTGGACCGCTTAGCGCCTCTTCAATGACCTCAAGCCCCCTAGCGCCTGCCTCTGCCCCTGATTCCCCGCCTTCAAGCTTTTTATCGAGGTCAAGAAAGGATTCTTCAAGAAGCTGAAGCCAATTCGGCAGGTCTTGACCTGCAAGAACTCGTTCAGAAAGACGTATGTCCTCTTCTAAGACAATTTGCTTCTCCTCAGCAATTTGACGGCAGGAGTCCAGTGCCCGTTTATAAGGACTTGATATTAAGCGATCAAGAGGGATTCCTCGAAAAAAACGTGCCAATTCTATGGACTGTTTCTTCCCCTTAACTGTCAGCCGGCACGCAGCATCCTGCCCCTCTGCCTGGCAATGCCTCATCAAATAAATATGCTTCATCCCATTTCCCCCTATCAACCATTCCTTTTTCTGGATTATTCTATTATATCAAATGCTATCCATCCAGTAAGCTGTATCGCTATAATAGAAGAAAGAAAAAAGGAAGGAGCATTTAATATGAAGCAATATCATTTAATCGTATCCGGCCTTGTTCAAGGAGTCGGCTTCAGGTATTATACAGAACGAATTGCCTTATCTATGCAAATAAAGGGCTGGGTTAGAAATCTGCCCGATGACACGGTCGAGATCGTTGCTCAAGGAACTGAAAGCGCTTTATTAGCATTTATAAAGGAGGTTAAGAACAGTCCAGGATTCAGCCGTGTGGATGATGTAAAAATCCACGAACAGCCGCCCGAAAATTTCACAGCTTTTAAGATTAAGTAAAAATTTACAAAACGACAGAATACTCTCTTTTATTACAGTAAACTTTCCTTTCTGTTACATTTCGCCTACAAATCTAGTAATTTTATGTCAATTGGTCTAAACTTAGCTAGTATTTTCAATACAAATTACTAACTTTGTAGGGGGTCACCATGAAAAAGAAAGTATTATCTGTTACGGCAACGGCTGTATTGTCTTCCGTTCTTTTTGCCAATTCCGCTTCTGCCGCTGTTGTGACGGTTGTTAAAGGAGATACATTGTCCCAATTAGCCGTTAAATATAATACAACTGTATCAGCTATCAAAAAAGAGAATAACCTGACATCTGACATGATTTACATAGGTCAGACATTGAATATCGGCGAATCATCTTCAGCTTCTGCTTCTACTCAAAAGTACACAGTGAAGTCCGGGGATTCTTTATGGAAAATCGCTACTAAATACAATACAACTGTTTCCAACCTTAAGTCTTGGAATAATTTGAAGAGTGATACCATTTATCCAGGTCAAGTACTAATCGTGAGCAAATCCGGCTCAACTGGGTCTGGCTCAAGCACTTCTACTTCAACTGAAGCACAACGCATGGTCGCTACAGCGAAAAGCTTGATTGGCTCACCATACGTTTGGGGCGGCACTACGCCTAGCGGCTTTGATTGCAGCGGCTTCATCTATTATATTGTGAAGAAGGAGCGCAGTGATTTCACGCGCACGAATGTGGCTGGCTATTACTCATCCATGAAAAAAGTCAGCAGCCCGGCTGTCGGCGATTTCGTCTTCTTTGAAACCTACACGTCTGGCGCTTCCCATATGGGTATTTATATTGGCAACAATAAATTTATCCACGCAGGCTCCAGCGGTGTTAAGGAAGCGAGCCTTGACACTTCATACTGGTCTTCAAGATACCTAGGCGCACGCAGTCTATAATGATAGGATACCCGAATGAGCGACACACTCATTCGGGTATTTTTTATGCCCATCCACATGAATAGACTTTTCGCTATTGCACATTCTATTCGTAAACCGGATGGCAAGGAGGAAAAACGATTGGGAAAGAACCATTTTCATGTATTGTATACGGCTATCCCAGGGCATACAGAAGCAGATTATTGGGCCCATCCTCACCCGTCCATAAATTGTCAAAAAGGACTGACCATCCTTGAAGACGGCACTTACATGATTATTGAGCAGAGAAAGTGGGTTGAGCAGGAAAGCATTGGCTACCTCATCACCAAGGATGAGGCACTAAATGAGATTCTCCAAGCGGGCAATCTTACCTTATTAGAGCAGCCAAGCTTTAAAGAGCTTAAAGACCTGTATTTAAAAAGAACGAGGCCGCAATAAGCTAAAGTCACTTACTCTTTCTCAACCCAATCACCGTCATCATTTTTCTCATATTTCTTTTTAACAGCACTCCATGCCACCTTAAAGGCTGTTTCTTCTTCATCATATTCCTCGGAGGCTGAATTAAAGGCTTCTTTAAATATTTCCTGTGCATGACTTGGCAGAGAATCTTTTACAGCTTCAGGCAGATCCTTTTTGGAATCATATGGCATCTATCCACCACTCCTTTTTCTCCCTATATTTCCTCTCTCCCGCATCCTTAAACCCATTAAAAAAGCTGCCCTCTATGCCTTCTGGCTTTGAGAGCAGCTTATTCAATAAGCATTATTCGCCTAAATCAACATTATGATATA
Proteins encoded in this window:
- a CDS encoding ABC transporter permease subunit, translating into MRPKIWKSKRLLAGMFFFISLMIGSFIYTIYGDQTIHTSDLLMYDEKGELVGKAPFSPIEKPPFGSDRSGVSLGEKVLDGAKYTLIIVFVTVTMQMVISSIIGLILALFVPGLSAWIRKSFAVFYYIPPIIWVFVFSYPLFTNIELFEGNMIKAVFYQMLVLVIVFLPMLSMYLCEEVRLFLKKDYIVSAKVLGASKWHLIHKHVFPYMKRKLVLLFIQQSSQLMMLLVQMGFFSLIIGGRIESYDSLTDTTKIISLSNEWSGLIGIDRNELWTAPWIILAPVVMFTLSIFVLNMMRDGIDKQIIMENNRGLQYKKTTSKTKVDLPKKQVFIK
- a CDS encoding ABC transporter permease subunit, whose protein sequence is MELLAIGFFIALAAAVGLVFLYTILSAKMQRVVKAILKMMESFPDVMIVLILQLTVIHIYRLTGFEITNLYALGDERVYVIPLVSLTVIPAIMIYKMMILSLDEEFEEMYVEYARAKGIGMRTILFKHMFRNIFFNILNHGKTILLFMLSTLFVVEGLSNINGFMMFIINDAIIEPGILILWALMLFIPFYIIFTISELYIAKTTGVFTS
- a CDS encoding amidase gives rise to the protein MHVTDFSHYDGLGLAELVKTKQVSAKELLEDVQELSNRLNPDLNAIIRTRFERAFDEASEIKGLEKPFSGVPILLKDLSQAIAGEKITAGTRMLKDRQALMDSHFVAKIREAGFLIAGQTSSPEFGLKNVTEPSLYGPARNPWNLAHSPGGSSGGASAVVAAGIVPIAGASDGGGSIRIPASFTGLVGLKPTRGRTPVGPGVGRQWHGAAGDFVLTKTVRDSAAMLDALQVIQPEAAFNVPLFEGSYLTDAIHHQRKFRIAYSVQSPVGTPVSADAAQAVHKLVKWLEEQGHYIEEKVPEIDGIRLMENYYIMNCGEMASDIQSIEESIGRKVTSEDIELVSWVLKTAGEQVSAIQFTRSIAEWDMAAAQMAHFNRTYDLYITPATAYTAPRVGELTHTAKEEVELRHIHEVSPAEQLKMVYDMFLPSLTYTPFTQWANIIGQPAISLPVHLADDGLPLGVQIMAPKGREDWLLGLAAQLEQSPLWVGLNALQQNS
- a CDS encoding LCP family glycopolymer transferase; its protein translation is MKKRRRKRKKNWKRIIGVLMLLMIMAGCTYGVSFYQSITGAVDTMYEEKEQTDMREEEISLEELEPFSVLLLGVDERQGDTGRSDSIMVLAVNPEKESVEMVSIPRDTRTEIAGKGITSKINHAYAYGGVETATDTVEQFLDIPIDYFVQINMESFKGIVDALGGVTVMNYEEFTHGGTHFAEGEIKLNGKEALAFSRMRYEDARGDFGRQTRQREVLEAIIDKGASFSTLTKYRDILETLGDNIRTNLTFNQMLDIQKNYRSAAQAIEQIEMESTSEKIYDEQYGKELYFEIISDEEKLKVQEKLKEQLEL
- a CDS encoding histidine phosphatase family protein, coding for MKHIYLMRHCQAEGQDAACRLTVKGKKQSIELARFFRGIPLDRLISSPYKRALDSCRQIAEEKQIVLEEDIRLSERVLAGQDLPNWLQLLEESFLDLDKKLEGGESGAEAGARGLEVIEEALSGPGTHIGIMTHGNLLTLMLQQLNPEYGFSAWKSMTNPDVYHVRINQGQCQIDRIWNV
- a CDS encoding acylphosphatase, encoding MKQYHLIVSGLVQGVGFRYYTERIALSMQIKGWVRNLPDDTVEIVAQGTESALLAFIKEVKNSPGFSRVDDVKIHEQPPENFTAFKIK
- a CDS encoding C40 family peptidase; amino-acid sequence: MKKKVLSVTATAVLSSVLFANSASAAVVTVVKGDTLSQLAVKYNTTVSAIKKENNLTSDMIYIGQTLNIGESSSASASTQKYTVKSGDSLWKIATKYNTTVSNLKSWNNLKSDTIYPGQVLIVSKSGSTGSGSSTSTSTEAQRMVATAKSLIGSPYVWGGTTPSGFDCSGFIYYIVKKERSDFTRTNVAGYYSSMKKVSSPAVGDFVFFETYTSGASHMGIYIGNNKFIHAGSSGVKEASLDTSYWSSRYLGARSL
- a CDS encoding ChaB family protein; the protein is MPYDSKKDLPEAVKDSLPSHAQEIFKEAFNSASEEYDEEETAFKVAWSAVKKKYEKNDDGDWVEKE